One genomic window of Erinaceus europaeus chromosome 19, mEriEur2.1, whole genome shotgun sequence includes the following:
- the LOC103126864 gene encoding tripartite motif-containing protein 75-like, giving the protein MEVSEALEAVQAEIKCPICAGNIRNPVTTHCGHNFCRFCLQQSWMNHEHSLPCPICHHKCQERNLIPNNLLGRIIHITKCFHSSGNEVKLKEEHMCKRHNQVLSLFCEENLQLLCPQCTQAPDHQDHDLRPVEEAASHYRQWLSEWSETLKKNVAEVKELEATQDIKAQEMNRLMYTRRQTLVSSFEHLDEVVKSVQLETLFRLEEKQRDILRELNIDITALNNYISTLKALIKEVTDKSVSSELNVLREARRIYHMYESLELPSFCSFRVRNEIYYFPPLYSTLNTIMQRFKKFPLHLEVLGCQVFKWGRHYWEVQVEDKSSWAVGVCTQRMSTCQKIRLKGGKYEAVRNDSVFLSLNEKPRRIGIYLDSLLGLISFYNLNDRSHIYSFHEKFNRPLKPYFCVGRDPSPLKICGLESSDE; this is encoded by the exons ATGGAGGTGTCAGAAGCCCTGGAAGCAGTGCAGGCAGAGATCAAGTGTCCTATCTGTGCTGGTAACATCAGAAACCCTGTCACCACTCATTGTGGGCACAACTTCTGCCGCTTCTGCCTCCAACAGAGCTGGATGAATCACGAGCACAGTTTACCTTGCCCTATCTGCCATCATAAATGCCAGGAGAGGAACTTAATTCCCAACAACCTGCTGGGAAGGATTATTCACATCACTAAGTGCTTCCACAGCAGCGGGAACGAGGTGAAGCTGAAGGAAGAGCACATGTGTAAGAGGCATAATCAGGTGTTGAGCCTCTTCTGTGAGGAGAACCTGCAGTTGCTGTGTCCCCAGTGCACTCAGGCCCCTGACCACCAGGACCATGACCTGAGGCCTGTGGAGGAGGCTGCCTCTCATTACAGGCAATGGTTAAGTGAGTGGAGTGAGACCTTGAAGAAGAACGTAGCAGAAGTGAAGGAACTTGAAGCCACGCAAGACATCAAAGCCCAGGAAATGAACAGATTGATGTACACCCGCAGACAGACATTAGTCTCGAGTTTTGAGCACCTGGATGAAGTTGTGAAAAGTGTGCAATTGGAAACTCTCTTCAGAttagaggagaaacagagagacattctGCGAGAACTGAACATAGACATTACTGCCTTGAACAACTACATTTCTACCCTCAAGGCTCTGATCAAGGAGGTGACAGACAAGAGTGTGTCCTCAGAGCTGAATGTGTTGAGGGAAGCCAGAAGGATCTATCACATGTATGAGAGCTTGGAGTTGCCATCTTTCTGCTCTTTCAGGGTGAGGAACGAGATCTACTACTTCCCCCCGCTGTACTCTACGCTGAACACTATCATGCAGAG GTTTAAAAAGTTTCCACTTCATCTAGAAGTCCTGGGTTGTCAAGTCTTCAAGTGGGGCCGCCATTACTGGGAGGTGCAAGTAGAGGACAAGTCTAGCTGGGCTGTGGGGGTGTGTACGCAGCGAATGTCCACATGTCAGAAAATTCGACTGAAGGGTGGGAAGTACGAGGCAGTTCGTAATGacagtgtttttctttccttgaacGAAAAACCCAGAAGAATTGGGATTTACCTGGACTCTTTGCTGGGTCTGATTTCCTTCTACAATTTGAATGACAGGTCCCATATCTATTCTTTCCATGAGAAATTTAATCGTCCATTGAAACCTTATTTCTGTGTAGGACGAGACCCCAGTCCTCTTAAAAT